A genomic segment from Aegilops tauschii subsp. strangulata cultivar AL8/78 chromosome 1, Aet v6.0, whole genome shotgun sequence encodes:
- the LOC109773602 gene encoding probable glutathione S-transferase GSTU6 — protein MAGGDDLKLLGAWASPFVTRVKLALNFKGLSFEDVEEDLSNKSELLLSSNPVHKKVPVLVHNGKPICESVIIVQYIDEAFAGIGPALLPSDPYERAIARFWAAYVDDKLVAPWVQSLRAKTEEEKSEGLKQTFAAVETLEGALRECSKGEGYFGGETVGLVDISLGSLLSWLNATEVISGTKIFDPVKTPLLAAWMERFSKLDAAKAALPEVDRVVEFAKKRQAQAAAAAAASETK, from the exons ATGGCCGGAGGAGATGACTTGAAGCTGCTGGGCGCTTGGGCAAGTCCATTTGTCACCAGGGTGAAGCTTGCGCTGAACTTCAAGGGCCTGAGCTTCGAGGATGTCGAAGAGGACCTTAGCAACAAGAGCGAGCTCCTCCTCAGCTCGAACCCGGTGCACAAGAAGGTGCCCGTGCTCGTCCACAACGGAAAACCCATTTGCGAGTCAGTGATCATCGTTCAGTACATCGATGAGGCGTTCGCCGGCATCGGCCCCGCTCTCCTTCCCTCTGACCCCTACGAACGCGCCATTGCCCGTTTCTGGGCCGCCTACGTTGACGATAAG CTCGTCGCCCCATGGGTACAGTCGTTGAGGGCCAAGACAGAGGAGGAGAAGTCCGAGGGGCTTAAGCAGACATTTGCCGCGGTGGAGAcactggaaggagccctgcgggAGTGCTCCAAGGGAGAGGGCTACtttggtggtgagaccgtcgggCTTGTGGACATTTCACTTGGGAGCCTGCTCTCCTGGTTGAACGCGACAGAAGTGATATCCGGAACCAAGATATTTGATCCTGTTAAGACTCCGCTCCTGGCAGCGTGGATGGAGCGCTTTAGCAAGCTCGATGCTGCCAAGGCGGCGTTGCCAGAAGTTGATAGGGTGGTCGAATTTGCCAAGAAGAGACAAGCacaggctgctgccgccgccgctgcttcAGAGACCAAGTAA
- the LOC109773603 gene encoding probable glutathione S-transferase GSTU6: MAGGDELKLLGSWLSPFATRVKLALTLKGLRYKNVEEDLSNKSELLRSSNPVHKKVPVLIHNGAPVCESTIILQYIDEAFADIGPSLLPSDPHQRAVARFWAAYIDDKLVIPWVRSFRGKTEEEKSEWMEQTFIAVEALEGALRECAKGKGFFGGDNVGLVDVVLGSLLTWVHATEVMSGTKMFDPSKTPLLATWMERFDELAAAKAVMPDVNRMVEFKTRQAQAISVAAASQRQ, encoded by the exons ATGGCAGGAGGAGACGAACTGAAGCTGCTCGGCTCGTGGCTAAGCCCATTTGCCACTAGGGTGAAGCTTGCCCTCACCCTCAAGGGCCTGAGGTACAAAAACGTGGAGGAGGACCTCTCCAACAAGAGCGAGCTGCTCCGCAGCTCCAACCCTGTGCACAAGAAGGTGCCAGTGCTTATCCACAACGGCGCTCCCGTGTGCGAGTCCACAATCATCCTGCAGTACATCGACGAAGCATTCGCCGACATCggcccctccctcctcccctcggACCCCCACCAACGTGCCGTCGCTCGCTTCTGGGCCGCCTACATCGATGACAAG CTCGTGATCCCATGGGTGCGGTCGTTCAGGGGCAAGACGGAGGAGGAGAAGTCTGAGTGGATGGAGCAGACGTTCATCGCCGTGGAGGccctggaaggagccctgagggAGTGCGCGAAGGGCAAGGGCTTCTTCGGCGGCGACAATGTCGGGCTCGTCGACGTCGTGCTAGGCAGCCTGCTCACGTGGGTGCACGCGACCGAGGTGATGTCGGGGACCAAGATGTTTGACCCTTCTAAGACCCCACTGCTGGCCACGTGGATGGAGCGCTTCGACGAGCTTGCCGCTGCCAAGGCCGTCATGCCGGACGTTAACAGGATGGTCGAGTTCAAGACGAGGCAGGCGCAGGCCATCTCTGTCGCTGCAGCTTCACAGCGTCAGTAA
- the LOC141020493 gene encoding probable glutathione S-transferase GSTU6, with amino-acid sequence MAGGGDELKLLGTFASPFVMRAKLALSFKGLSFEDVEEDLANKSQLLLESNPAEKKVPVLIHNGKPVCDSRVIVQYIDEAFSGNGAPLLPADPYERAVARFWAAYVDDKLLASWLQAARGKTEEEKAEGLKQTLVAVETMEAAFKTCSKGKPFFGGDRVGYLDVTLGGLVVWVHAGAALYGMRLFDDAKSPFLAAWVERFGALDAAKAVLPAVERVVEFAKMRQAQAAAPATAGGN; translated from the exons ATGGCCGGAGGAGGCGATGAGCTGAAGCTACTCGGCACGTTCGCGAGCCCGTTCGTCATGCGAGCGAAGCTGGCGCTCAGCTTCAAGGGCCTGAGCTTCGAGGACGTCGAGGAAGACCTGGCCAACAAGAGCCAGCTCCTCCTCGAGTCCAACCCGGCGGAGAAGAAGGTGCCCGTGCTCATCCACAACGGCAAGCCCGTCTGCGACTCGCGTGTCATCGTGCAGTACATCGACGAGGCCTTCAGCGGCAacggcgcgcctctcctccccgCCGACCCCTACGAGCGCGCCGTCGCTCGCTTTTGGGCCGCCTACGTCGACGACAAG CTCTTGGCGTCTTGGCTGCAGGCCGCGAGGGGCAAGACGGAGGAGGAGAAGGCGGAGGGGCTGAAGCAGACGCTCGTGGCGGTGGAGACCATGGAGGCGGCCTTCAAGACGTGCTCCAAGGGGAAGCCTTTCTTCGGCGGCGACAGGGTTGGGTACCTGGACGTGACGCTCGGCGGTCTGGTCGTCTGGGTGCACGCCGGCGCGGCGCTGTATGGCATGCGGCTTTTCGACGACGCCAAGAGCCCTTTCCTGGCGGCCTGGGTGGAGCGCTTCGGCGCGCTGGACGCCGCCAAGGCTGTCCTGCCGGCCGTCGAAAGAGTGGTCGAGTTCGCCAAGATGAGACAGGCGCAGGCTGCGGCACCGGCCACGGCAGGAGGCAACTAA